One region of Anoplopoma fimbria isolate UVic2021 breed Golden Eagle Sablefish chromosome 10, Afim_UVic_2022, whole genome shotgun sequence genomic DNA includes:
- the si:ch211-215i13.3 gene encoding uncharacterized protein si:ch211-215i13.3 isoform X1: MIFPMGCGGSRADAIIEPRYHESWTRETESTWLTNTDVETSLPVANSKALEASLREKRMVNTGTQCGKQALTSTGSNHQRRPRRSLSDVGVTGSSKPLVSPKGGHQKRPVHCLRMGSPSITTAVEKLNLGTCVMKDEEKPRLCEEKDGSRSCEKFTKRRVGDLQTCVDDVR; this comes from the exons ATGATTTTCCCGATGGGTTGTGGAGGGAGTCGGGCGGACGCGATCATCGAGCCGAGGTACCATGAGAGCTGGACCAGAGAAACCGAATCGACGTGGCTCACCAATACGGACGTAGAGACCTCTCTGCCGGTGGCGAACA GTAAAGCTCTGGAGGCCAGTCTGAGGGAGAAGAGGATGGTGAACACTGGCACCCAGTGTGGGAAGCAGGCCCTCACGTCCACTGGCTCCAACCACCAGAGGAGACCCAGACGCTCCTTGAGTGATGTAGGTGTCACTGGTAGCAG CAAACCACTCGTGAGTCCAAAAGGAGGGCATCAAAAGAGGCCAGTGCATTGTCTAAGGATGGGCAGCCCGTCAATAACAACAGCGGTGGAGAAACTGAACCTGGGAACGTGTGTGatgaaagatgaagaaaagcCAAGACTCTGTGAAGAGAAAGATGGCAGCCGGAGCTGTGAAAAGTTCACCAAAAGACGGGTCGGTGATTTACAGACTTGTGTGGATGATGTTCGCTAG
- the si:ch211-215i13.3 gene encoding brain and acute leukemia cytoplasmic protein isoform X2 gives MIFPMGCGGSRADAIIEPRYHESWTRETESTWLTNTDVETSLPVANSKALEASLREKRMVNTGTQCGKQALTSTGSNHQRRPRRSLSDQTTRESKRRASKEASALSKDGQPVNNNSGGETEPGNVCDER, from the exons ATGATTTTCCCGATGGGTTGTGGAGGGAGTCGGGCGGACGCGATCATCGAGCCGAGGTACCATGAGAGCTGGACCAGAGAAACCGAATCGACGTGGCTCACCAATACGGACGTAGAGACCTCTCTGCCGGTGGCGAACA GTAAAGCTCTGGAGGCCAGTCTGAGGGAGAAGAGGATGGTGAACACTGGCACCCAGTGTGGGAAGCAGGCCCTCACGTCCACTGGCTCCAACCACCAGAGGAGACCCAGACGCTCCTTGAGTGAT CAAACCACTCGTGAGTCCAAAAGGAGGGCATCAAAAGAGGCCAGTGCATTGTCTAAGGATGGGCAGCCCGTCAATAACAACAGCGGTGGAGAAACTGAACCTGGGAACGTGTGTGatgaaagatga
- the atp6v1c1b gene encoding V-type proton ATPase subunit C 1-B yields MTEFWLISAPGEKTCQQTWDKLMVATTRTNNLSANNKFNIPDLKVGTLDVLVGLSDELAKLDTFVESVVKKVAQYMADVLEDSRDKVQENLLANGVDLVTYITRFQWDMAKYPIKQSLKNISEIISKQATQIDNDLKARASAYNNLKGNLQNLERKNAGSLLTRSLADIVKKEDFVVDSEYLITMLVVVPKTSYADWQKTYETLSEMVVPRSTKLLFEDHDSGLFSVTLFRKAIDDFKHKARENKFTVRDFQYNEEELKADKEEMTRLSTDKKKQFGPLVRWLKVNFSEAFIAWIHIKALRVFVESVLRYGLPVNFQAMLLQPNKKNMKKLREVLSDLYKHLDSSAAIIDAAMDIPGLNLSQQEYYPYVYYKVDCNLLDFKV; encoded by the exons ATGACAGAATTCTGGTTGATCTCTGCTCCGGGGGAGAAGACGTGCCAGCAGACCTGGGACAAGCTAATGGTGGCCACAACACGCACCAACAACCTCTCCGCTAACAACAAGTTCAACATCCCTGATCTCAAG GTCGGAACACTAGATGTTTTGGTGGGTCTGTCGGATGAACTGGCTAAACTAGACACTTTTGTGGAAAG tgttGTGAAAAAGGTCGCTCAGTACATGGCCGATGTCCTGGAGGACAGCCGAGACAAAGTCCAGGAGAACCTACTCGCTAATGGAG TTGACCTGGTCACCTATATCACCAGATTTCAGTGGGACATGGCTAAGTATCCAATCAAACAGTCGCTGAAAAACATCTCTGAGATCATCTCCAAG CAAGCCACTCAGATAGACAATGACCTGAAGGCCAGAGCTTCAGCCTACAACAACCTGAAGGGAAACCTGCAAAACCTGGAGAGGAAGAATGC TGGGAGTTTGTTGACCAGGAGTTTGGCTGACATAGTGAAGAAAGAGGACTTTGTAGTGGACTCTGAGTACCTAATTACCATGCTGGTGGTTGTCCCAAA GACAAGTTATGCTGACTGGCAGAAGACGTATGAAACCCTGTCAGAAATGGTTGTGCCACGCTCCACAAA GCTGCTGTTTGAGGACCACGACAGCGGTCTGTTCAGTGTCACTCTCTTCAGGAAGGCTATAGATGACTTCAAGCACAAGGCCAGAGAAAACAA GTTTACGGTGCGTGATTTCCAGTACaatgaggaggagctgaaggccGACAAAGAAGAGATGACACGTTTGTCCACTGACAAGAAGAAACAGTTT GGGCCTTTGGTACGATGGCTGAAAGTGAATTTCAGCGAAGCCTTCATTGCGTGGATTCACATAAAAGCCCTTCGCGTGTTTGTGGAGTCAGTTTTGAG ATATGGGCTGCCGGTGAACTTCCAGGCGATGCTGCTGCAGCCCAACaagaagaacatgaagaagCTGAGAGAGGTGCTCTCCGACCTGTACAAACACCTGGACAGCAGCGCAGCGATCATTGAT GCCGCTATGGACATCCCAGGGCTGAACTTGAGCCAGCAGGAGTACTACCCCTACGTTTACTACAAGGTTGACTGCAACCTGCTGGACTTCAAAGTCTAG